From Qingrenia yutianensis, the proteins below share one genomic window:
- the dinB gene encoding DNA polymerase IV produces MSERVILHCDLNSFFASVECLDLPHLKDVPMAVAGSSEDRHGIILAKNEAAKKFGVKTAETIWQAKLKCPDLVTVPPHYGKYKYYSEEINKIYYNYTDLVEPFSIDESWLDVTGSQKLFGTGYEIAKKISDEIKEKTHLTVSIGVSFNKIFAKLGSDYKKPDAITVISKENYKRILFPLPASDMLFVGRATLSQLEKVGIRTIGDIANSQKSTLVKLLGKSGETLYIYANGLDTSPVVCEREKEKSIGNGHTFKRNLLGEEDVKKALTIICDTVSTRLRKKGFKCRTVCVTIKNPDLKKFSRRKKTAYFTNTERDLFETSFEIVKENWNFDEPIRMITVTAGDFEGDTPTEQVSFFDNVKTQDKKLESFDSSIDEIRRRFGNGAVSFASQLEGDLLTKYEEKEDED; encoded by the coding sequence ATGTCGGAACGCGTAATTTTGCACTGTGACTTAAATTCGTTTTTCGCGTCGGTCGAATGCCTTGATTTACCGCATTTAAAGGACGTTCCGATGGCAGTTGCCGGGAGCAGTGAAGACAGGCACGGAATAATTCTCGCAAAAAACGAGGCCGCGAAAAAGTTCGGCGTTAAAACCGCGGAAACAATCTGGCAGGCAAAATTAAAATGTCCCGACCTTGTGACCGTTCCTCCGCACTATGGAAAATATAAGTATTATTCCGAAGAAATCAACAAAATTTATTATAATTACACCGATTTGGTCGAGCCGTTCAGCATTGACGAATCATGGCTCGACGTTACGGGAAGTCAGAAGCTTTTCGGCACGGGATATGAAATCGCGAAAAAAATCAGCGATGAAATAAAAGAAAAAACGCATCTTACCGTATCAATCGGCGTATCGTTTAATAAAATTTTCGCAAAGCTCGGCAGTGACTACAAAAAGCCCGACGCGATAACCGTTATTTCAAAAGAAAATTATAAGCGCATTTTGTTTCCGCTCCCTGCGTCGGATATGCTTTTTGTCGGGCGCGCGACGCTTTCACAGCTTGAAAAAGTGGGAATAAGAACGATAGGCGACATTGCAAATTCGCAAAAAAGCACGCTGGTAAAACTTTTGGGAAAATCGGGCGAAACGCTCTATATTTATGCAAACGGTTTGGATACGTCGCCCGTTGTGTGCGAGAGAGAAAAGGAAAAATCAATCGGAAACGGGCACACTTTTAAAAGAAATCTTCTCGGTGAAGAGGACGTTAAAAAGGCGCTCACAATCATTTGCGACACCGTTTCCACGCGTCTGCGCAAGAAAGGTTTTAAGTGCAGAACCGTTTGCGTGACGATAAAAAATCCCGATTTAAAGAAGTTTTCGCGCCGAAAGAAAACGGCATATTTCACAAACACCGAGCGTGATTTGTTTGAAACGTCGTTTGAAATTGTAAAGGAAAACTGGAATTTTGACGAGCCGATACGTATGATAACCGTCACGGCGGGCGATTTTGAGGGCGATACTCCGACCGAACAGGTGAGCTTTTTTGATAACGTGAAAACACAGGATAAAAAACTTG